The Lysinibacillus pakistanensis genome includes a window with the following:
- a CDS encoding NAD(P)/FAD-dependent oxidoreductase, with translation MSKEIVILGAGYAGVLTALTARKYLSADEAKITVVNQFPTHQIITELHRLAGGTIAEGAVALPLKKIFKGLDIDLQIAKVTKFNVDTKKVDLDTGYTLTYDTLVVSLGSQTGFFGIPGLEENSMVLKSVNDANKINRHIEDRIKAYAQSKDEADATIVIGGGGLTGVELVGEIVDNFPKIAAKHGVNFADLKIKLVEAGPKILPVLPDTLIQRATESLTKRGVEFITGTPVTGVDGNVISLKDREPIVANTLVWTGGVAPLPIVGESGLAADRGKATINEFLQSTSHEDVFVIGDASVALPADGGRPLYAPTAQVAWQMGECAGYNVFAQYKNQEMKSFSAVNSGTLASLGRKDAVATIGASNTELKGLPATLMKEASNIRYLTHIKALFGLAY, from the coding sequence ATGTCAAAAGAAATCGTCATCTTAGGTGCTGGTTACGCTGGCGTTCTAACTGCATTAACAGCACGTAAGTATCTATCAGCTGATGAAGCTAAAATTACTGTAGTAAACCAATTCCCAACACACCAAATTATCACTGAACTTCACCGTTTAGCTGGTGGTACAATTGCTGAAGGTGCTGTTGCATTACCACTGAAAAAAATCTTTAAAGGGTTAGACATTGATCTACAAATTGCGAAAGTAACAAAATTCAATGTAGACACTAAAAAAGTAGACCTAGATACGGGTTATACATTAACTTACGATACACTTGTGGTATCTTTAGGTAGCCAAACTGGATTCTTCGGTATCCCTGGATTAGAAGAAAATTCAATGGTCCTTAAATCAGTAAATGATGCCAATAAAATTAACAGACATATTGAAGACCGCATTAAAGCATATGCACAATCTAAAGATGAAGCAGATGCAACAATCGTTATCGGTGGAGGTGGTTTAACAGGTGTTGAGCTTGTTGGTGAAATCGTGGACAACTTCCCGAAAATCGCTGCAAAACACGGTGTTAACTTTGCTGATCTTAAAATTAAACTTGTTGAAGCTGGTCCAAAAATCTTACCAGTACTTCCAGATACACTTATCCAACGCGCTACTGAAAGCTTAACAAAACGCGGAGTAGAATTTATTACGGGTACGCCTGTAACAGGTGTAGATGGTAATGTTATTTCTCTTAAAGACCGTGAACCAATCGTTGCAAACACGCTTGTTTGGACTGGTGGGGTAGCACCACTTCCAATCGTAGGAGAATCAGGTCTTGCAGCAGATCGCGGTAAAGCAACAATCAATGAATTCTTACAATCTACATCTCACGAAGATGTATTTGTTATTGGGGATGCATCTGTTGCATTACCAGCTGATGGTGGTCGTCCACTGTATGCTCCAACTGCTCAAGTTGCATGGCAAATGGGTGAATGCGCTGGCTACAACGTATTCGCACAATACAAAAACCAAGAAATGAAATCATTCTCAGCTGTAAACTCTGGTACACTTGCAAGCTTAGGTCGTAAAGATGCTGTTGCTACGATTGGTGCTAGCAATACAGAACTTAAAGGCCTTCCAGCAACATTAATGAAAGAAGCTTCTAACATTCGTTATTTAACTCATATTAAAGCTTTATTCGGTTTAGCATATTAA
- a CDS encoding DUF1641 domain-containing protein yields the protein MSETNNQTQAEQVTVSKEQLDVLDQLLKPEVQESLTTLVEQLPKLTEMMTLLTKSYEFAQAVATDEVLKNDTVGAVTEMAGPVVGSAKNLAATAIEAKDRASESHEVIGLFGLVKMLKDPQVQNVFRFVNAFLQVSAERKAK from the coding sequence ATGTCAGAAACGAATAACCAAACACAGGCTGAGCAAGTAACTGTGAGTAAAGAACAATTAGATGTCCTAGATCAATTATTAAAGCCTGAAGTTCAAGAATCTCTTACAACTTTAGTTGAGCAATTACCAAAGTTAACTGAAATGATGACATTATTAACGAAATCATACGAGTTTGCTCAAGCTGTTGCAACAGACGAAGTGCTTAAAAACGATACAGTTGGAGCAGTAACAGAAATGGCTGGTCCTGTAGTAGGCTCTGCAAAAAACCTTGCAGCAACTGCAATTGAAGCAAAAGACCGTGCATCTGAAAGCCATGAAGTAATTGGTTTATTCGGTCTTGTGAAAATGTTAAAAGACCCTCAAGTTCAAAATGTTTTCCGTTTTGTTAATGCTTTCTTACAAGTAAGCGCAGAACGCAAAGCTAAATAA
- a CDS encoding DHA2 family efflux MFS transporter permease subunit, translating to MESEQTMKKPPYGMISILFVGAFVAFLNNTLLNVALPTIMKDFGITYSKVQWLATGYMLVSGILVPASAFFVTRFKNRHLFIAAMSVFTIGTIMAGFAPNFEVLLAGRMVQAAGASSMSPLLMNVMLISFPKEKRGAAMGIFGLVMISAPAIGPTLSGYIVEHHDWRMLFQMIIPFAVISLLFGIWKLENVMETRKVHLDLLSVLLSTIAFGGILYGFSTAGDKGWSSPWVYGPISIGSIALLIFIFKQLRMDQPLLNLRIYKYPMFALGSAISIIVSMAMFSGMILTPAYVQSIRGIDPFKAGLMMLPGALVMGIMSPITGKLFDKFGPRILAIIGLAITTAATFGLTKLELDSSYTFIVSMYTIRMFGMSMVMMPIMTNGLNQLPQMMNPHGTAINNTVQQVAGAIGSAVMVTFMNNRKKATAQDLIAEAKANAAQSGAAPTPEQMQQMQDQIMQTALLDGITHSFFIAACVTVIAFVLAFFLKRVKIESVAAHMDLKKPTK from the coding sequence ATGGAAAGTGAGCAAACAATGAAAAAGCCCCCGTATGGAATGATTTCGATTTTATTTGTGGGGGCATTTGTTGCTTTTCTAAATAACACATTGTTAAATGTTGCTTTACCAACAATCATGAAAGATTTTGGTATAACATATTCAAAGGTACAATGGCTTGCAACAGGTTATATGCTAGTAAGTGGTATTCTAGTGCCAGCTTCAGCGTTCTTCGTTACACGCTTTAAAAATAGACATTTGTTTATTGCAGCGATGTCAGTCTTTACAATTGGTACAATTATGGCCGGCTTTGCACCTAACTTCGAAGTATTATTAGCAGGTCGTATGGTGCAAGCAGCTGGTGCTTCAAGTATGTCCCCGCTTTTAATGAATGTAATGCTGATTAGTTTCCCGAAAGAAAAACGCGGTGCAGCAATGGGAATCTTCGGTCTAGTAATGATTTCTGCCCCAGCAATAGGTCCTACATTATCAGGATATATTGTTGAGCACCATGATTGGCGCATGCTATTCCAAATGATTATTCCGTTTGCTGTTATTAGTTTGTTGTTTGGTATTTGGAAATTAGAGAACGTGATGGAGACACGTAAGGTTCATTTAGATCTACTTTCAGTCCTATTATCAACAATCGCATTCGGTGGTATTCTATATGGTTTCAGTACTGCAGGGGATAAGGGCTGGTCAAGTCCTTGGGTATATGGCCCAATTTCAATTGGATCTATTGCTTTACTGATATTTATCTTTAAACAGCTACGCATGGATCAACCTTTGCTAAATTTACGTATTTATAAATATCCAATGTTTGCATTGGGTTCAGCTATCTCAATTATCGTGTCAATGGCTATGTTCTCTGGTATGATTTTAACTCCTGCTTATGTACAATCCATTCGTGGAATTGATCCATTTAAAGCAGGCCTAATGATGCTTCCAGGAGCACTTGTAATGGGGATTATGTCGCCGATTACAGGGAAACTTTTTGATAAATTTGGGCCGCGTATTCTAGCAATTATCGGGTTAGCTATTACAACAGCTGCAACATTCGGGTTAACAAAATTAGAATTAGATTCAAGCTATACATTTATCGTGTCTATGTACACAATTCGTATGTTCGGTATGTCAATGGTTATGATGCCAATTATGACAAATGGTTTAAATCAATTACCACAAATGATGAACCCGCATGGTACAGCCATTAATAATACTGTACAGCAAGTGGCAGGAGCAATTGGTAGTGCTGTAATGGTTACATTTATGAATAACCGTAAAAAAGCTACAGCCCAGGATTTAATTGCAGAAGCTAAAGCGAATGCAGCGCAATCAGGAGCTGCTCCAACACCTGAACAAATGCAGCAAATGCAGGACCAAATTATGCAAACTGCCTTATTGGATGGAATTACACACTCATTCTTTATAGCAGCTTGCGTTACAGTAATTGCCTTTGTACTTGCATTCTTCTTAAAACGTGTGAAAATTGAAAGTGTAGCTGCACATATGGATTTGAAAAAACCAACTAAATAA
- a CDS encoding response regulator transcription factor — protein sequence MQDASILVLEDERAIAEMIEIILGKDGFSNITLCSTVEEAKKNLEMKAFDFYLLDIMLPDGNGIEMANLIRERSDAPVFFLTAKGSDADKLRGFMNGADDYITKPFNPLELVARVKVQLGRYLKKKDVSQNHLFVCSRFTFNIDAAEIIVDGTKEIISGRLFHLLKYLCENTGQVLSKEQIYERVWGDCLFDDNTVMVHIRKLREKIEKNPGKPTCIITVRGIGYKLVGDALS from the coding sequence ATGCAAGATGCATCAATTTTAGTGTTAGAGGATGAACGTGCTATTGCGGAAATGATTGAAATTATATTGGGGAAAGATGGATTTTCAAACATTACATTATGTAGCACTGTAGAAGAAGCGAAAAAGAACTTAGAGATGAAAGCCTTTGATTTTTATTTATTAGATATAATGCTACCAGATGGAAATGGGATAGAAATGGCGAATCTAATTCGTGAGCGTAGCGATGCGCCTGTATTCTTTTTAACTGCCAAGGGTAGTGATGCTGATAAGCTTCGGGGGTTTATGAATGGAGCAGATGATTATATTACAAAACCATTTAATCCACTTGAGCTGGTAGCGAGGGTGAAGGTACAGCTTGGACGCTATCTTAAAAAGAAGGATGTATCACAAAACCATCTTTTTGTATGTAGTCGATTTACATTTAATATCGATGCAGCAGAGATAATCGTAGATGGGACAAAGGAAATTATTAGTGGGCGTTTATTTCATTTATTAAAATATTTATGTGAAAATACTGGGCAGGTATTATCAAAGGAGCAAATTTATGAGCGTGTATGGGGCGATTGCTTATTTGATGATAATACTGTAATGGTGCATATTCGAAAACTGCGAGAAAAAATAGAAAAGAATCCAGGTAAACCAACTTGCATTATAACTGTAAGAGGCATTGGTTATAAACTTGTCGGAGATGCTCTTTCATGA
- a CDS encoding sensor histidine kinase: MKPARKLTLRFVSYFIVFYLLIISGFVISLVSFGIFINKRVGDNIHVMTSYEIKDDAVVEKGASIKIADYLVKRANENAGQLYLFDQSMNIVDYTGDICELCGMTDSEVLNLKRLGMHTWEIPGYYLLFLPISPVQSIIEDSLQSWEEKGEIPSELLQRIQDKKASIEIYNEQWDRVEVIGERYKKLHKPQLLEEKYDIFEHEELIQSAALENGSTLVVRMPNPSYKPFEEPFNKAMLLFISTFFGGHIILLIGVIFLSISISRQFVRPLVYVLSRIDRLTQFDYSEVSDKNIHHQKTGKLKKKFKLFQPVDESLNHLSERLSFNERQIKQAEQLREEWITGLSHDLKTPLSSIYGYSTMLASEDYNWSMEEMRIFASTMQEKATYMDALIQDLTYTYQLKNKAIQLEKVLIPLASWLPKFVDEQVSVNVYGDVMLEADELLLKRILDNLITNAKKYTPKGTKVMVDAQQINKSVVMTITDQGPGIPQEELDNLFERYYRGTNTTDDTTGTGLGLAITKQLIDLHNGSISVRTDSDGTVFVLTFQCQSL; encoded by the coding sequence ATGAAGCCAGCCAGAAAATTAACACTTCGTTTTGTATCTTATTTCATTGTTTTTTATTTGTTAATTATCTCAGGCTTTGTCATTAGTTTGGTGTCCTTCGGGATCTTTATCAATAAACGAGTGGGCGATAATATTCATGTAATGACCTCCTACGAAATTAAAGATGATGCTGTTGTAGAAAAGGGAGCCTCTATTAAAATTGCTGATTATTTAGTGAAGAGAGCGAATGAGAATGCAGGACAATTATACTTATTTGATCAATCCATGAACATTGTTGATTACACAGGAGACATATGTGAGCTATGTGGAATGACGGATAGTGAGGTATTGAATCTTAAGAGACTAGGTATGCATACATGGGAGATTCCTGGCTATTATTTATTATTTCTGCCAATATCACCTGTTCAGTCAATTATTGAGGATTCACTTCAAAGTTGGGAAGAAAAGGGAGAGATACCGTCAGAGCTACTTCAACGTATTCAGGATAAAAAGGCATCTATTGAAATCTATAATGAGCAATGGGACCGTGTAGAAGTCATTGGAGAGCGTTATAAAAAACTCCATAAGCCACAGTTGCTAGAAGAAAAATACGATATTTTTGAGCATGAAGAGTTAATACAGAGTGCAGCTTTAGAAAATGGTTCAACACTGGTTGTGCGCATGCCAAATCCATCGTATAAGCCATTTGAGGAGCCATTTAATAAAGCAATGCTGTTATTTATCTCCACCTTTTTTGGAGGGCACATTATCTTGTTAATTGGTGTAATATTTTTATCTATAAGCATTTCTCGTCAATTTGTACGACCACTTGTTTATGTATTATCTCGAATCGACCGACTTACTCAGTTTGATTATAGTGAGGTAAGTGACAAGAATATTCATCATCAGAAGACAGGGAAGCTAAAAAAGAAATTTAAATTATTTCAACCTGTGGATGAATCTCTCAACCATTTATCAGAACGACTTTCTTTTAATGAACGGCAAATTAAACAAGCAGAGCAATTACGCGAAGAGTGGATTACAGGGCTATCACATGATTTAAAAACACCTCTTAGCTCAATTTATGGTTACTCCACTATGCTTGCTTCAGAAGACTATAATTGGTCAATGGAGGAAATGCGTATTTTTGCAAGTACAATGCAGGAAAAAGCAACGTATATGGATGCACTTATTCAGGATTTAACCTATACGTATCAATTAAAAAATAAAGCCATTCAACTTGAAAAAGTATTGATACCACTTGCTTCGTGGCTACCAAAGTTCGTGGATGAGCAAGTATCTGTAAATGTATATGGAGATGTTATGTTGGAAGCTGATGAGCTTTTGTTAAAACGAATTTTAGATAATTTGATTACCAATGCGAAAAAATATACACCTAAAGGCACCAAAGTAATGGTAGATGCACAGCAAATCAATAAATCTGTAGTAATGACAATCACTGATCAAGGACCTGGCATACCACAGGAAGAGTTAGATAATTTATTTGAACGATATTATAGAGGTACTAATACTACGGATGATACTACTGGTACAGGATTGGGACTAGCTATTACGAAACAATTAATTGATCTGCATAATGGATCGATCAGCGTTCGAACAGACTCGGATGGCACAGTTTTTGTTTTAACATTTCAATGTCAATCATTATAA
- a CDS encoding TetR/AcrR family transcriptional regulator → MNKRKRQIISAARDLFIEKGFVDTSINDIIGAAKISKGTFYNHFSSKNECLIAILDEGREEASNRRHELLYGKDPTDLEVLTQQVAVLMYVNREHNLIQIFESIFHSRDNELKKIIINYHLQELEWLANRLVQVFGEEISPISYECAVQTLGMINLTLRAVLIADYKYINREAIVRVALRNISVIIPAMLESKEIIVSIEMINTIQNVVNYKAVNKDTVIEQLRGFKKGLSKNETVEGLEYVEFLLEELQREKPKLFIIESLLTPFRKAFVGTEHVAEARDIANSLWRYVKVEQPSERCKK, encoded by the coding sequence ATGAATAAAAGAAAAAGGCAAATTATTTCTGCTGCAAGAGACTTATTTATTGAAAAAGGATTCGTTGATACATCCATTAACGACATCATTGGTGCAGCTAAAATTTCAAAGGGAACATTTTATAATCATTTTTCTTCTAAAAATGAATGCCTAATCGCCATATTAGATGAGGGGCGTGAGGAAGCTAGTAATCGTCGTCACGAGCTTCTATACGGCAAAGATCCTACCGACCTGGAAGTCTTAACTCAGCAAGTAGCAGTACTTATGTATGTCAATCGTGAGCATAATTTAATCCAAATTTTTGAGTCTATATTCCATTCTCGGGATAATGAACTTAAAAAAATCATTATAAACTATCACTTACAAGAGCTGGAGTGGCTTGCAAATCGACTTGTTCAAGTATTTGGAGAAGAAATTAGTCCAATTAGCTATGAATGTGCCGTGCAAACACTTGGTATGATTAATCTGACATTGCGAGCTGTTTTAATTGCTGATTATAAATATATAAATCGCGAAGCAATTGTACGTGTAGCATTACGCAATATTAGCGTAATTATACCTGCTATGCTTGAATCAAAAGAAATCATTGTCAGTATTGAAATGATTAACACCATCCAAAATGTTGTGAATTATAAAGCAGTTAATAAAGACACAGTTATTGAGCAATTAAGAGGCTTTAAAAAGGGTTTATCTAAGAATGAAACAGTGGAAGGCCTAGAATACGTGGAATTTTTATTAGAGGAACTACAGCGTGAAAAACCAAAGCTTTTTATCATTGAATCACTTCTTACACCTTTCCGTAAGGCTTTCGTTGGAACGGAGCACGTAGCAGAAGCACGGGATATTGCCAATAGCCTTTGGCGATACGTAAAAGTTGAACAGCCATCTGAGAGATGCAAAAAATAA
- a CDS encoding MMPL family transporter, giving the protein MKKHPLEQWGSMVASKKGRILTLVFWVLLVTALSFAWPQINSIESESGKNLPSTEMSEQAATIIAEQFPNEAGTPLLLVWHRENGLTTDDFGVIQKIYGELTDKPLAHQTLIPPYDQMPTQAIAASASENSTTIVTPVFFEKGLATDVLQESLNALTKTMDEYNVQTKKDLASDALHVRYSGPVGIATDAVSLFSKADTKLLMATVLLVLVLLIIIYRSPLLAVIPLIVVGLAYGIISPTLGFFADKGWIAKDSQAVSIMTVLLFGAGTDYCLFLISKYREILFEVEDKTTAMKLAVRESGGAILMSALTVVIGLATLSLAHYGAFQRFAVPFSFGVFVMGIAALVVLPAILVLIGRVAFFPFVPRTEGMAQRKGKKQNKPSHKTSHKIGHFVTHKPWIVIVATLLLLGGLTVFVPRIQYTFDLLSSFPEDMPSREGFTLIEENFSPGELAPIQLVIDTKGNDINLQQQLASISYIDSVTDVQIGEKNNHIQLYELTLNINPYAKEALAHIPELKAEVGKMLETEGIKEADQHLWIGGETASQYNTQQITVRDETVIMPTMIALIALLLFIYLRSLTATVYLLATVIISYFGALGAGWLILHHVMGAEAISGAIPLYAFVFLVALGEDYNIFMISEIWKKRKTSDHLTAVEEGVVRTGSVITSAGLILAGTFAVLATLPIQVLVQFGVVTAIGVLLDTFIVRPLLVPAITTILGKYAFWPGALFKKDI; this is encoded by the coding sequence GTGAAAAAACATCCACTCGAGCAATGGGGCTCGATGGTAGCAAGTAAAAAGGGACGCATTTTAACTCTTGTCTTTTGGGTTTTACTTGTTACTGCACTATCCTTTGCTTGGCCACAAATCAATAGCATTGAAAGTGAATCAGGTAAAAATCTACCTAGTACAGAAATGTCAGAACAAGCCGCTACTATTATTGCAGAACAATTTCCTAATGAAGCAGGCACACCTTTATTACTTGTTTGGCACCGAGAAAATGGTCTAACTACTGATGATTTTGGTGTTATCCAAAAGATTTATGGAGAGCTAACAGATAAACCTTTAGCTCATCAAACACTGATTCCACCTTATGATCAAATGCCTACACAAGCCATTGCTGCATCCGCATCTGAAAACAGTACAACCATTGTTACTCCTGTTTTCTTTGAAAAAGGGCTAGCAACTGATGTTTTACAAGAGAGTTTAAATGCATTAACGAAAACAATGGATGAATATAATGTCCAAACGAAAAAGGACTTGGCCAGTGATGCACTTCATGTCCGTTATTCTGGACCAGTTGGCATTGCAACAGATGCAGTCAGCCTTTTCTCAAAAGCTGATACAAAATTATTAATGGCAACTGTACTCCTTGTTTTAGTGCTATTAATTATTATCTATCGTTCACCACTATTAGCTGTCATCCCTTTAATCGTTGTGGGTCTTGCTTATGGTATTATCAGTCCAACGCTTGGCTTCTTTGCTGATAAAGGATGGATTGCTAAGGATTCACAGGCTGTTTCTATTATGACCGTATTACTCTTTGGTGCAGGTACAGACTATTGTCTATTTTTAATCTCAAAGTACCGAGAAATTCTTTTTGAGGTTGAGGATAAAACAACCGCTATGAAGCTTGCTGTAAGAGAATCTGGCGGCGCAATCTTGATGAGTGCCTTAACTGTTGTGATTGGTCTAGCTACTCTTAGTCTTGCCCATTACGGTGCATTTCAACGCTTTGCAGTTCCATTTAGCTTTGGTGTATTTGTAATGGGAATTGCGGCACTTGTTGTCCTTCCAGCAATTCTTGTCTTAATCGGCCGTGTAGCCTTTTTCCCATTCGTACCAAGAACAGAGGGCATGGCTCAAAGGAAAGGTAAAAAACAAAACAAGCCTTCCCATAAAACAAGTCATAAAATCGGGCATTTCGTGACACATAAACCATGGATTGTGATTGTAGCAACTTTATTATTGTTAGGTGGTTTAACCGTATTTGTGCCACGCATTCAATATACATTTGATTTATTATCTTCCTTCCCAGAGGATATGCCGTCACGTGAAGGCTTTACTTTAATAGAAGAAAATTTCTCCCCTGGTGAATTAGCACCTATACAGCTCGTCATTGACACTAAGGGAAACGATATTAACTTACAACAGCAATTAGCATCTATCTCTTATATTGATAGTGTTACAGATGTTCAAATTGGAGAAAAGAATAATCATATACAATTGTATGAACTAACCTTAAATATTAACCCTTATGCTAAGGAGGCATTAGCACATATTCCAGAGCTGAAAGCAGAAGTTGGAAAAATGCTTGAAACTGAAGGCATTAAGGAGGCAGATCAGCATCTATGGATTGGCGGCGAGACAGCTAGTCAATATAATACGCAGCAAATTACTGTAAGGGATGAAACAGTTATTATGCCAACGATGATTGCCTTGATTGCTCTATTATTATTTATCTATCTTCGTTCCCTTACAGCCACAGTTTATTTATTAGCCACTGTTATTATTTCCTATTTCGGTGCACTTGGGGCTGGCTGGCTTATTTTACATCATGTTATGGGAGCTGAAGCCATTTCAGGAGCTATTCCACTATATGCCTTTGTCTTTTTAGTAGCACTTGGAGAAGATTATAATATCTTTATGATTTCAGAGATATGGAAAAAACGTAAGACTTCAGATCATTTAACTGCAGTAGAAGAAGGTGTTGTTAGAACAGGCAGTGTCATTACATCTGCTGGGCTAATCTTGGCTGGAACATTTGCAGTACTTGCGACATTACCAATTCAAGTATTAGTGCAGTTTGGTGTCGTTACAGCTATTGGCGTACTTCTAGATACATTCATTGTGCGTCCTTTACTAGTTCCAGCGATCACTACCATTTTGGGTAAATATGCTTTTTGGCCAGGGGCATTATTTAAAAAAGATATTTAA
- a CDS encoding TetR/AcrR family transcriptional regulator → MKQSPRVLGRPRHNENAKPTKDIVLETATRLFIKEGYKNISMDDVAKACNVTKATVYYYFPTKGDLYTSALIAMMDRIRLAILHILEQPSPFKERLEQLVEVHLSATVDIDMKNFMREASINLSESQLKEVHISENKIYQTIEQAMQLEMEKGTIRKGNATFFAHTFMAMMSIGYFKDGEGKRLFNTVQETAKEVTTFFWQSVHNNE, encoded by the coding sequence ATGAAACAATCGCCGCGTGTTCTCGGAAGACCTCGCCATAATGAAAATGCAAAACCAACAAAAGATATTGTCCTTGAAACGGCCACAAGACTTTTTATAAAAGAGGGCTACAAAAATATTTCGATGGATGATGTAGCAAAAGCTTGTAACGTGACAAAGGCAACAGTCTATTATTACTTCCCAACTAAAGGCGATCTATATACATCTGCATTAATTGCAATGATGGATAGGATTAGACTAGCTATTCTACATATTTTAGAGCAGCCAAGCCCCTTTAAAGAACGACTAGAACAACTTGTTGAAGTTCACTTATCTGCTACTGTAGATATTGATATGAAAAACTTTATGAGAGAGGCATCCATTAATTTATCAGAATCTCAATTAAAGGAAGTACATATCTCGGAAAATAAAATATATCAAACAATTGAACAAGCCATGCAGCTAGAGATGGAGAAGGGGACAATACGTAAAGGAAATGCTACCTTCTTTGCACATACGTTTATGGCGATGATGTCCATTGGATATTTCAAAGACGGGGAAGGAAAGCGGTTGTTTAACACAGTACAAGAAACAGCCAAAGAAGTGACCACTTTCTTTTGGCAATCTGTTCATAACAATGAATAA
- a CDS encoding methyl-accepting chemotaxis protein: MFTIFRSKVEDVEQFKKKIDELNATLDKKDNEFQLFLNLLHKDIIETIEQHNKVNNQHTILGEMVTDIVGEFNKVEVSTIQSNKISENALDKGNLLISSSNQMMTLSVESKQAVHEVEQLIDALGEQSQKTSLSMTNLSERSKQIAEIVNVIGEISNQTNLLALNASIEAARAGEHGKGFSVVAEEVRKLAESTKTSTEDIANLTKKIEEQIGLAYEDNKNNMQLVTEGIDKSTKTSVKIDQLLQIMTNVQTGINELLGSIKDQKLSNEDVMHKFKTTTALFDETNRVLISHIDESEIVTKKLLEAVEQVKHFPTESK, from the coding sequence ATGTTCACGATATTTCGATCAAAAGTAGAGGATGTTGAGCAATTTAAAAAGAAAATTGATGAATTGAATGCGACGCTGGATAAAAAAGATAATGAATTTCAACTATTTTTAAATCTATTACATAAAGATATCATTGAAACCATTGAACAACATAATAAGGTAAATAATCAGCATACCATTTTAGGAGAAATGGTTACTGATATTGTTGGAGAGTTTAATAAAGTTGAGGTTAGCACAATTCAATCAAATAAAATTTCTGAAAACGCGCTAGATAAGGGTAATTTGTTAATTTCCTCCTCCAACCAAATGATGACATTATCAGTAGAAAGTAAGCAGGCTGTCCATGAAGTAGAACAGCTTATTGATGCATTAGGAGAGCAATCTCAAAAAACATCTTTAAGCATGACTAATTTAAGTGAGCGATCAAAACAAATTGCAGAAATTGTAAATGTTATTGGGGAAATTTCAAATCAAACAAATTTACTAGCTCTGAATGCATCTATTGAGGCAGCAAGAGCAGGAGAGCATGGTAAAGGCTTTTCAGTTGTTGCTGAGGAAGTTCGCAAATTAGCTGAAAGCACGAAAACTAGCACAGAGGATATTGCAAATTTAACAAAGAAAATTGAGGAGCAAATTGGACTTGCTTACGAGGATAATAAAAATAATATGCAGCTAGTAACGGAAGGAATTGATAAAAGCACTAAAACCTCAGTAAAAATTGATCAATTACTACAAATTATGACCAATGTTCAAACTGGGATTAATGAGCTGCTAGGCTCCATTAAAGATCAAAAACTATCAAACGAAGATGTTATGCATAAATTTAAGACGACAACTGCCTTATTCGATGAAACAAATCGTGTTCTAATAAGCCATATTGATGAGTCCGAAATCGTGACGAAAAAATTATTAGAGGCAGTAGAGCAAGTGAAACATTTCCCAACCGAAAGTAAATAA